A genomic window from Arthrobacter sp. FW305-BF8 includes:
- a CDS encoding ABC transporter substrate-binding protein: protein MFQLKQGRAKALTAALAAALLAGCAPPPAGNEVTLNFFQFKPEAIQEFAGLIDEFEAANPGIRVLQNNVPDPDTAIRTLLVKDKTPDVLTLNGNASFGLLAKACVFADLSKEPSAKEVLPAVQDILNANGRCNDSEINGLPMANNASGILYNPELFAKYGVSVPRTWDELIAAAETFKAHGVAPFYMTLKDAWTTSPALVNLAAQLQPEGFFDRLNAAGADRANSPVSFSKDYQEVADKLLQLFKYAQPGAIGVDYASGNKAFADGKAAMYLNGSFAVPAIRAANRDAKIASFPYPVTNDAAHTTVVSGVDVALAMGRETPHRAEAQKFINFLMSKEVIDKYAKNQSAFAPIKSAAPQQDPALKGLASYFTAGKVAGYMDHRLPPSIPLVNITQQFVLDADKSRYLNTLDNEWFKIAARTPKRGDQQ, encoded by the coding sequence ATGTTCCAGCTCAAGCAAGGGCGGGCTAAAGCCCTCACCGCCGCACTTGCCGCAGCATTGCTGGCCGGCTGCGCCCCGCCACCGGCGGGAAACGAGGTCACGCTCAATTTCTTTCAGTTCAAACCCGAAGCAATACAGGAATTCGCCGGTCTCATCGACGAGTTCGAGGCAGCGAATCCCGGTATCCGGGTGCTGCAGAATAACGTCCCCGACCCGGATACGGCCATTCGAACCCTCCTTGTGAAAGACAAGACACCGGATGTGCTGACCCTTAACGGAAACGCCAGCTTTGGCCTCCTCGCGAAAGCCTGCGTGTTCGCCGACCTCAGCAAGGAACCCTCAGCAAAAGAGGTCCTTCCCGCTGTGCAGGACATCCTCAACGCCAACGGTCGCTGCAATGACTCGGAGATCAACGGTCTTCCCATGGCGAACAATGCCAGCGGCATCCTGTACAACCCCGAACTCTTCGCCAAGTACGGGGTTTCCGTTCCCCGGACCTGGGACGAGCTCATTGCGGCGGCCGAAACGTTCAAGGCCCATGGGGTCGCACCGTTTTACATGACCCTCAAAGACGCCTGGACCACCTCCCCGGCTCTGGTAAATCTTGCTGCCCAACTGCAGCCCGAAGGATTCTTTGACCGGCTGAACGCGGCCGGCGCCGACCGGGCCAACAGCCCCGTATCCTTCAGCAAGGATTACCAGGAAGTTGCCGACAAGCTGCTCCAGCTCTTCAAGTACGCCCAGCCGGGCGCGATCGGAGTGGACTACGCGTCAGGCAACAAGGCCTTCGCCGACGGCAAGGCCGCGATGTACCTCAATGGCAGCTTCGCCGTGCCAGCCATCAGAGCCGCTAACCGGGACGCAAAAATCGCTTCCTTTCCCTACCCCGTGACGAACGATGCCGCCCACACCACCGTGGTGTCCGGCGTCGACGTCGCACTGGCCATGGGCAGGGAGACACCGCACCGGGCTGAAGCGCAAAAATTCATCAACTTCCTCATGTCCAAGGAAGTGATTGACAAGTACGCCAAAAACCAGAGCGCCTTCGCCCCCATCAAGTCAGCTGCGCCACAACAGGACCCGGCCCTGAAGGGCCTGGCCAGCTACTTCACTGCCGGGAAGGTCGCCGGCTACATGGACCACCGGCTGCCGCCCAGCATTCCGCTGGTCAACATCACCCAGCAGTTCGTCCTGGACGCCGATAAATCCCGCTACCTGAACACCTTGGACAACGAATGGTTCAAGATCGCCGCCCGCACGCCCAAACGAGGTGACCAGCAATGA
- a CDS encoding carbohydrate ABC transporter permease: protein MTHSTKAFYWMAVPALVLFVTLHTVPVVTGMFFSLTDYAGYGKWNFVGLQNYLSLFKDDRVLASYGFTFLFAITATVIVNVLALGVAMLLNAKIKFQTAFRGLFFIPNVLAILVIGYVFNFIFSNSLPLLGQSLGIDWLSTSILANKDLAWLGIVAVSAWQSIAFSVILYLAGLQTIPAELYEAAGLDGASYWRQFSSITFPMIGAFFTINMVLALKGFMQAFDQIVALTGGGPGTSTESVSMVIFRGGFQGGEFGYQMANSVVYLLVIVAVSLIQLRTLQRKEADF from the coding sequence ATGACGCATTCCACCAAGGCCTTCTACTGGATGGCCGTTCCCGCGCTGGTTCTTTTCGTTACCCTGCACACCGTCCCGGTGGTCACCGGCATGTTCTTCAGCCTCACGGACTACGCCGGCTACGGAAAATGGAACTTCGTGGGCCTGCAGAACTACCTCAGCCTTTTCAAGGATGACCGGGTCCTGGCCTCCTACGGATTCACTTTCCTGTTCGCCATCACGGCGACGGTAATCGTCAACGTGCTGGCACTGGGTGTCGCCATGCTGCTGAACGCCAAGATCAAGTTCCAGACGGCATTCCGGGGCCTGTTCTTCATTCCCAACGTCCTGGCGATCCTCGTCATCGGTTACGTCTTCAACTTCATCTTCTCCAATTCGCTCCCCCTGCTGGGCCAATCGCTGGGGATCGACTGGCTTTCGACGTCCATCCTGGCCAACAAGGACCTCGCGTGGCTGGGCATCGTGGCAGTTTCGGCCTGGCAGTCGATCGCGTTCAGCGTCATCCTGTACCTCGCCGGGCTGCAGACCATCCCGGCGGAGCTGTACGAGGCGGCGGGCCTGGACGGAGCCAGCTATTGGCGGCAGTTCAGCTCCATCACCTTTCCGATGATCGGGGCGTTCTTCACCATCAACATGGTGTTGGCGCTCAAGGGCTTCATGCAGGCTTTCGACCAGATTGTCGCACTGACCGGCGGCGGCCCCGGCACTTCCACCGAATCCGTCTCCATGGTCATCTTCCGCGGAGGCTTCCAAGGCGGGGAATTCGGCTACCAGATGGCCAACTCAGTTGTTTACCTGCTGGTGATCGTGGCGGTGTCCCTGATCCAGCTCCGGACACTCCAGCGCAAAGAGGCGGACTTCTAA